A genome region from Carya illinoinensis cultivar Pawnee chromosome 2, C.illinoinensisPawnee_v1, whole genome shotgun sequence includes the following:
- the LOC122300740 gene encoding pyruvate kinase isozyme A, chloroplastic-like translates to MSQSLHLFTPSTRSPYLAYSTSKQCYPYQKPSFPILTRRFPLSTVKLSIRASSSSDLDPTSSQVVLASDNGKGVVGGVLSPAMQPPPSQDSGSIEVDAVTEAELKENGFRSTRRTKLVCTIGPASSGFDQLEALAVGGMNVARINMCHGTREWHRDVIERVRRLNEEKGYAVAIMMDTEGSEIHMGDLGGASSAKAEDGEIWTFSVRAFDSALPARTVNVNYDGFAEDVKVGDELLVDGGMVRFDVIEKIGPDVKCRCTDPGLMLPRANLTFWRDGSLVRERNAMLPTISSKDWLDIDFGIAEGVDFIAISFVKSAEVINHLKSYIAARARDSDIAVIAKIESIDSLKNLEEIIQASDGAMVARGDLGAQIPLEQVPAAQQRIVQVCRQLNKPVIVASQLLESMIEYPTPTRAEVADVSEAVRQRADALMLSGESAMGQYPEKALAVLRSVSLRIERWWREEKRHEIMELPDIGTSFSDSISEEICNSAAKMANNLEVDALFVYTKTGHMASLLSRCRPDCPIFAFTATTSVRRRLNLQWGLIPFRLSFSDDMESNLNKTFSLLKARNLIKSGDLVIAVSDMLQSIQVMNVP, encoded by the exons ATGTCACAGTCTCTGCACCTCTTCACCCCGTCCACCCGGTCACCATACCTCGCTTATTCCACTTCGAAACAATGTTATCCCTACCAGAAACCCTCCTTTCCCATTCTAACTCGCCGTTTCCCTCTTTCCACCGTTAAGCTCTCCATCAGAGCCTCGTCCTCCTCCGATCTCGACCCCACCTCCTCCCAAGTCGTACTAGCATCCGATAATGGTAAAGGCGTCGTTGGAGGTGTTTTATCCCCCGCGATGCAACCTCCGCCATCGCAGGATTCGGGCTCCATCGAGGTGGACGCGGTGACGGAGGCGGAGCTGAAGGAGAACGGATTCCGAAGCACACGCCGGACTAAGCTGGTGTGCACAATCGGCCCCGCCTCGTCCGGTTTCGACCAGCTTGAGGCCCTGGCCGTCGGCGGCATGAATGTGGCGCGCATCAACATGTGCCACGGCACCCGAGAGTGGCACCGCGACGTCATCGAGCGCGTCAGGAGGCTCAACGAAGAGAAGGGCTACGCCGTCGCTATTATGATGGACACAGAGGGCAGTGAGATTCACATGGGTGATCTCGGCGGCGCTTCTTCCGCCAAAGCCGAG GACGGTGAGATCTGGACCTTTAGTGTCAGAGCCTTCGATTCCGCTCTTCCCGCACGCACCGTCAATGTGAACTATGATGGCTTTGCCGAAG ACGTGAAAGTGGGAGATGAGCTTCTTGTGGATGGTGGAATGGTGAGGTTTGACGTTATAGAGAAAATTGGTCCAGATGTCAAGTGCCGATGCACCGATCCTGGACTGATGCTGCCTCGGGCTAATTTAACTTTCTGGAGAGATGGGAGTCTGGTGCGAGAACGGAATGCTATGCTTCCTACAATTTCTTCTAAG GATTGGTTGGATATTGATTTTGGGATTGCAGAGGGCGTTGATTTTATTGCCATATCTTTTGTCAAGTCTGCtgaagtgattaatcatcttaaaaGTTATATTGCTGCAAGGGCTCGTGATAG TGACATAGCTGTTATTGCGAAGATAGAGAGTATTGACTCACTGAAGAACTTGGAAGAGATCATTCAAGCATCAGATGGAGCTATGGTAGCAAGAGGAGATTTGGGTGCTCAGATACCTCTGGAGCAGGTCCCCGCGGCCCAACAAAGGATAGTTCAAGTGTGCAGGCAGTTGAATAAGCCAGTCATTGTTGCCTCTCAGCTACTTGAATCTATGATTGAATATCCTACACCCACCAGAGCTGAAGTTGCTGATGTTTCTGAAGCAGTTAGGCAGCGAGCAGATGCTTTGATGTTATCTGGTGAGTCAGCCATGGGCCAGTACCCAGAGAAGGCATTGGCTGTTCTGAGAAGTGTCAGTCTGAGAATTGAGAGGTGGTGGAGGGAGGAGAAACGGCATGAAATTATGGAACTCCCTGATATTGGAACTTCCTTTTCGGACAGTATTTCAGAAGAGATCTGTAATTCTGCTGCCAAGATGG CTAATAATTTGGAGGTGGATGCACTTTTTGTCTATACAAAGACAGGCCACATGGCATCTCTCCTCTCACGATGCCGACCTGACTGCCCTATCTTTGCTTTTACTGCCACAACGTCTGTGCGGAGGCGTTTGAACCTACAGTGGGGCCTGATACCTTTTCGTCTGAGCTTCTCTGATGATATGGAAAGCAACCTTAATAAAACATTCTCATTGCTCAAGGCCAGGAATTTAATCAAATCAGGTGACCTTGTCATTGCCGTCTCAGACATGTTACAGTCTATCCAAGTTATGAATGTTCCTTGA
- the LOC122300742 gene encoding guanine nucleotide-binding protein subunit gamma 2-like isoform X1: MQSGRSGSARPITHLDHSLSASEYLTSSDTRGKHRVQAGIKRLEQEARFLEVHFLLCLYLRLLEGFYVMQEELEQLEKMESSSSSSSCKEMLSNVEPRPDPLLPMTNGPINPFWDRWFEGPQDSKGCRCKCWIL, translated from the exons ATGCAATCGGGTAGGTCCGGATCCGCGAGGCCGATAACCCACCTGGATCATTCTTTGTCAGCCTCTGAGTATTTGACATCCTCCGATACGAGAGGAAAACATCGGGTACAGGCTGGAATTAAACGTCTCGAACAGGAAGCTAGATTCTTAGAG GTGCACTTCCTCCTCTGTTTATATTTACGGCTGTTAGAAGGATTTTATGTCATGCAGGAGGAGCTGGAACAGCTTGAGAAAATGGAGAGctcctcatcttcatcttcatgcAAGGa AATGCTGAGCAACGTGGAACCAAGACCTGATCCTTTACTTCCAAT GACAAATGGCCCAATAAATCCATTTTGGGATCGATGGTTTGAGGGCCCGCAAGATTCAAAAGGTTGCAGATGCAAATGCTGGATACTCTGA
- the LOC122300742 gene encoding guanine nucleotide-binding protein subunit gamma 2-like isoform X2 — protein MQSGRSGSARPITHLDHSLSASEYLTSSDTRGKHRVQAGIKRLEQEARFLEEELEQLEKMESSSSSSSCKEMLSNVEPRPDPLLPMTNGPINPFWDRWFEGPQDSKGCRCKCWIL, from the exons ATGCAATCGGGTAGGTCCGGATCCGCGAGGCCGATAACCCACCTGGATCATTCTTTGTCAGCCTCTGAGTATTTGACATCCTCCGATACGAGAGGAAAACATCGGGTACAGGCTGGAATTAAACGTCTCGAACAGGAAGCTAGATTCTTAGAG GAGGAGCTGGAACAGCTTGAGAAAATGGAGAGctcctcatcttcatcttcatgcAAGGa AATGCTGAGCAACGTGGAACCAAGACCTGATCCTTTACTTCCAAT GACAAATGGCCCAATAAATCCATTTTGGGATCGATGGTTTGAGGGCCCGCAAGATTCAAAAGGTTGCAGATGCAAATGCTGGATACTCTGA
- the LOC122300741 gene encoding ADP-ribosylation factor-like protein 5 — protein sequence MGAMISRFWFMLFPAKEYKIVVVGLDNAGKTTTLYKLHLGEVVTTHPTVGSNVEELVYKNIRFEVWDLGGQERLRTSWATYYRGTHAVIAVIDSTDRARISIMKDELFRLLGHEDLQHSVILIFANKQDLKDAMTPAEITDCLSLHSIKNHDWHIQACCALTGDGLYDGLGWIAQRVTGKAPS from the exons ATGGGTGCCATGATATCGAGGTTTTGGTTCATGCTGTTCCCTGCGAAGGAGTACAAGATTGTGGTAGTTGGACTGGATAATGCCGGAAAGACCACGACCCTTTACAAATTACACTTGGGTGAGGTTGTCACTACGCATCCTACTGTTGGGAGCAACGTCGAAGAGCTTGTCTATAAGAACATTCGATTCGAG GTGTGGGATCTTGGTGGACAAGAAAGGCTCAGGACATCATGGGCAACTTATTACCGTGGAACTCATGCAGTTATTGCGGTGATAGATAGCACTGATAGAGCCAGGATCTCTATAATGAAGGACGAACTCTTTAGGTTGCTGGGACATGAGGATCTACAACATTCTGTCATACTAATTTTTGCAAACAAACAGGACCTCAAGGATGCAATGACCCCAGCTGAAATCACCGATTGCCTTTCCCTTCACAGTATCAAGAATCATGATTGGCATATTCAAGCCTGCTGTGCCCTCACAGGAGACGGTCTATATGACGGTCTAGGATGGATCGCCCAGCGGGTTACTGGGAAAGCACCAAGTTGA